The following DNA comes from Mycolicibacterium aromaticivorans JS19b1 = JCM 16368.
GCGAACAGCCGAGGCGCCTGGATCACCAGCGGCAGGGGGTTGATGATCTGGCTCATCGACAGGTTCCACCCGGTCAGCGCGATTGTGCGATTCACATAGCGCTTGTAGTTGGCGATGATCTGGGCGAACTTGGTGCGCAGCAGGCCCCGCTCGGCGTTCTCGCCGCGGTAGAAGCCGACAGCTTCGGCCGAATCACGCAACCGGACCAGCGCGTAGCGGAAGACGGCGTTGGTGAGCTCGTTGCGGAAACTGAGCCGGATCAGCGGGTGGCCGATCCAGAACGCGATGACCGTCGCCACCAGCACGTAGACCAGCACCACCCAGAACAGCGCGTGTCCCAGGGTGACGCCGAGGAATGTCAGCGGACCCGACAAATTCCACAAGATCACGGTGAACGAAACCACCGTCACCAATGAGTTGATCGCGCCGAACAGCAGCGTGCTGGAGCTGCCGATCATCGGCGTGTTCGGGGAGGACCCCACCCCGGCGGTGAAGATGTCGATGTCGTACTGGATGCGCTGGTCGGGGTTGTCGATGTCGCTGTCGGTGAAGCGGGTGCGGTAGTAGGCGTGGTCGTCGAGCCAGTCGCAGGTGAGCCGGTCGGTGAGCCATACCCGCCAGCGAATGATGAACCGCTGCATCAGGTAGATGTCCAGCATCACCCGGCTGATGTAGATGGTCGCCAGGATGCCGAACAGAATCAGCGCCGCCCAGAATCCGTGGATACCGGACTGGCGAACTTCCTCGTTACCCCCGCCCGCGCCCTGGAACGCCACCTGCAGCGACGTGAACAGGTCATTGCTGTAGTAGCTGAGCAAGACGTCGAGGCGCACCGAGATGATCGTCGAGAGCAACAGCACGGCGATCCAGATCCAGACCCCGACGCTCTGCCTGCCTTTGAAGTAATCCCCGGTGATCCGCCAGTACTGCCGGCCCCACACCGTATAACGGGCCAGCAGGAACAGCGCAATCAGACTCAGTACGGCGCTGATGCCCCATGCCTTGGCAATCCAGATCAAGGACGGGACCAGCTCGTGTCCCCAGTCCATGGACGGGTGGAACTTCTCCAACGCGCTTCTCCTCCTGCGGCGACGACCACGCGACGCCCGATCTGCCGGCTTCCCGGCGAACCTACCCCGGCATCCCGGCGAAGGCCCGCGTGTGTGTCAGATGACTGGTGAAATGTGAGCTTCGGCGCGTCGTCAGACCTGCCCCGTTGAGCTGGGGGCCGTGAAGCAAAGATAACCGTCACGTCCCGGATCCACGGTTGCGCGACGCCCGGCTTGAGACCGCGCGGCGAAGTCGCGGGAGGCCGGTGCGTCGCCGTCCGCCAACGCGCCGACGGTACCGTTGACCCGTGGCGAAAACTCGCAAGGACAGTGTTGCCGGACCCGGCCGCATCAGCCGGGGCTTCTGGCGCATGCTCGGTGCCACCACCGAGAAGACCAAGGCCCATTCGACGGCTGAGGTGAACGCCTCGGCCGAGTTCGACGACAAGGCCAAAGGCCTCGACGACGAGCAGCTCGCCAAGGCCGCGACGCTGCTGGAGCTCGGCGACCTCGCCGCGTCGTCCGACATCCCGCAGTTCCTGGCCATCGCCCGCGAAGCCGCGGAGCGCACCACGGGCCTGCGCCCATTCGATGTCCAGCTGGCCGGTGCGCTGCGCATGCTGGCCGGTGACGTCATCGAGATGGCCACCGGTGAGGGCAAGACCCTCTCTGGGGCCATCGCCGCCGCCGGCTACGCACTGGCCGGGCGCAACGTCCACGTCGTGACCATCAACGACTACCTGGCCCGTCGCGACGCCGAGTGGATGGCGCCGTTGATCGAGTCAATGGGGCTCACGGTCGGCTGGATCACCGCCGAGTCGACCGCGCCGGAACGCCGCGCCGCCTACCAATGCGACGTCACCTACGCCTCGGTCAACGAGATCGGCTTCGACGTGCTGCGCGACCAGCTGGTCACCGACGTCGCCGATCTGGTGTCGCCCAACCCCGACGTCGCGCTGATCGACGAGGCCGACTCGGTGCTGGTCGACGAGGCCCTGGTGCCGCTGGTGCTGGCCGGCACCACCCACCGCGAGACCCCGAAGGTCGAAATCGTCCGGCTGGTCGGCGATTTGAGGGCAGGCATCGATTACGACACCGACGCCGACAGCCGCAATGTGCACCTCACCGACACCGGCGCCGAGAAGATCGAGACCGCGCTCGGCGGTATCGACCTCTACTCCGAGGAACACGTCACCACCACGCTGACCGAGGTGAACGTCGCCCTGCACGCCCATGTGCTGCTGCAGCGCGACGTGCACTACATCGTCCGCGACGGCGCCGTGCAGCTGATCAACTCCTCGCGCGGGCGGATCGCCTCCCTGCAGCGCTGGCCCGACGGGCTGCAGGCCGCGGTCGAGGCCAAAGAAGGCATCGAGACCACCGAAACCGGCGAGGTGCTGGACACCATCACCGTGCAGGCCTTGATCAACCGGTACCCGACGGTGTGCGGGATGACGGGTACCGCGCTGGCCGCCGGTGAACAGCTGCGCCAGTTCTACAAGCTCGGTGTCTCGCCGATCCCGCCGAACACGCCGAACATCCGCGAGGACGCCGACGACCGCGTCTACATCACCGCCGCGGCCAAGATCGAGGCGATCATGGAGCACATCGTCGAGGTGCACGCCACCGGTCAGCCGATCCTGGTCGGCACCCACGATGTCGCCGAGTCCGAAGAACTGCACGAGCGGCTGGTTCGCCGCGGCGTCCCGGCGGTGGTGCTGAACGCGAAGAACGACGAGGAAGAGGCCGCCGTCATCGCCGAAGCCGGCAAGCTCGGCACCGTCACGGTATCCACCCAGATGGCCGGCCGCGGTACGGACATCCGGTTGGGCGGGTCGGAATCGGACGATCAGTCCGCCGAAAAGATCAAGGTCGCCGAACTCGGCGGTCTGCACGTCATCGGCACCGGGCGGCATCGCACCGAGCGGCTGGACAATCAGCTGCGCGGGCGCGCAGGCCGGCAGGGCGACCCCGGCTCGTCGGTGTTCTTCGCCAGTTGGGAGGACGACGTCGTCGTCGCGCACCTCGACGAGGGCAAGCTGCCCACCGACGCCGACGAGACCGGCCGGATCACCAGCCCCAAGGCCGGCGCCCTGCTGGACCACGCCCAGCGGGTGGCCGAAGGCCGGCTGCTCGACGTCCACGCCAACACGTGGCGCTACAACCAGCTCATCGCCCAGCAGCGCGCGATCATCGTCGAGCGCCGCAACACCCTGCTGAGCACGCCGGCAGCGCGCAACGAACTCAAGGAACTCTCGCCCGACCGGTACGAGGAGTTGGCCGAGACATCCGGCGACGACCAGCTCGAGACGATCTGCCGCCAGATCATGCTGTTCCACCTGGACCGCGGCTGGGCCGACCACCTGGCCTACCTGGCGGACATCCGCGAGAGCATCCACTTGCGCGCGCTGGGCAGGCAGAACCCGCTCGACGAGTTCCACCGGATGGCCGTCGACGCGTTCGCGCACCTGGCCGCCGACGCCATCGAGGCCGCCCAGCAGACCTTTGAGACCGCCAACATCCTCGAAGAGGAGCAGGGCCTGGATCTGTCGAAGCTGGCCCGCCCGACCTCGACCTGGACGTACATGGTCCACGACAACCCCCTCAACGACGACACGTTGTCGGCGCTCAGCCTGCCCGGGGTGTTCCGCTAGGGCTAAGTTCATCACCATGGACCGCCGCGACCGGGTGCTGACGATCCCGAACGTCCTGTCGGTGATCCGGCTCTTGCTGGTGCCGGTGTTCCTGTACCTGCTGCTGGCGACCGATGCCTACGCACTCGCGGTGGCGATCTTGATGTTCAGCGGCTTCTCCGACTGGGCCGACGGCAAGATCGCCCGCCTGGTGCCCAATCAATCGTCACAGCTCGGCGCCTTGCTCGACCCGCTGGTCGACCGCGTCTACATGGTGGCCGTGCCGGTGGGGATGGGTTTCGCGGGCGTGGTCCCGTGGTGGCTGGTGGCGACGCTGGTCGGCCGCGATCTGGTGCTGGCCGCTACGTTGCCGGTGGTGCGCAGCCGTGGGCTCGCCGCGCTGCCGGTGACCTATATCGGCAAGGCGGCGACGTTCGCGCTGATGTCCGGTTTCCCGCTGGTGCTGCTCGGCCAGTGCGACGCGACGTGGAGCCGGGTGATCGGCGCCTGCGGCTGGGGCTTCCTGCTGTGGGGCGTTGGTATGTACCTCTGGTCAGCGGTCCTCTACCTGCTGCAAGTCCGTCTGGTGGTGACCACGCTGCCCAAAGCCGGCGTCAGCGATGCCCGCACCTGACAGCGCGCTCGGCGGTTACGACCCGCGGGCCGGCCGCAGCGAACGCCACGAGCGCCGACCGGCCCTCATCCCGCTGCCGGGTCTGCTGCGTTCGTTGCTCACCGAACATCTCGACCCCGGCTACGCCGCCGCCGCCGCTGCGCGCGAGACGAGCGGACAGTCCCGCCGAACGATCGCCGACCGTGCCTGGCAGGCAGTGGCGGCGGTACTGATCGCGGTGGTGTTCGCCGCCGCGGTCGCGCAAGCCCGCGCCACCGCGCCCGGCGTCAACGCCGCGCAGCAGGTGCTGGCCGCCAGCGTGCGATCCGCCGAAGGCACCACCGACCGGCTCACCCAGCGCCGCGACGAGCTGGCCACTCAATCCGACAGCATCCAGCGCCGCCAGCTGCGCGACGACACGGCAGGCCGGGATCTGCTCAGCAAGCTCGACGCGCTCAGCCTGGCCGCGGCCACCACCGCCGTCATCGGGCCCGGCCTGTCCGTCACGGTGACCGACCCCGGCGTCGGCCGCGATCTGTCCGACGTGTCCAAACAGCGGGTGGCAGGCAGCAGACAGATCATCCTGGACCGCGATCTCCAGCTGACCGTGAACTCGCTGTGGGCCAGTGGGGCCGAAGCGATCTCGGTCGGGGGAGTGCGGATGGGGCCCAACGTGACGATCCGGCAGGCGGGGGGTGCCATTCTCGTCGACAACCATCCGATCAGCAGCCCCTACACGATCCTGGCGGTGGGGCCGCCGGGCGAGATGCGCGATACCTTCGATCGGAGCAGCGGGCTGCAGCGTCTGCGGCTCCTCGAGGTGTCCTACGGGGTGGGGGTCAGTGTGAGCACCGGCGACGGCCTGTCGCTGCCGGCCAGCGCGGTACGAGAGATTAAATTTGCCAAGCAGATCGGTCGGTAGGGGGCGTATCAACACATGATCGGAATCGCCGCACTCATCGTCGGTATCGTGCTGGGCCTGGTGTTGCATCCCAGCGTCCCCGAGGTGATCCAGCCGTACCTGCCGATCGCGGTCGTCGCCGCACTCGATGCGGTGTTCGGCGGTCTACGGGCCTACCTGGAGAAGATCTTCGACCCGAAGGTGTTCGTGGTCTCGTTCGTGTTCAACGTGCTGGTGGCAGCGCTGATCGTCTATGTCGGCGATCAACTCGGGGTGGGCACGCAGCTGTCCACGGCGATAATCGTCGTGCTGGGCATCCGCATCTTCGGTAACGCCGCCGCACTGCGGCGCCGGCTGTTCGGGGCGTGAGGTGACCGAGGAGGACACGCACGCCGCCGAACACGGCCGCCACGAACTGCCGGCCCCGGCCCCGGCCCCGCTGCGCCCGCCGCGCAGTCGCACCCAGATCATGTTCGGCGCGCTCGGCGTACTGCTGTGCCTGATGCTCGGTGTGGCGATCGCCACCCAGGCCCGCCAGACCGAGACCGGTGATGCACTGGACACCGCGCGCCCGGCCGACCTGCTGGTCCTGCTCGGCTCGCTGCAGCAGCGTGAAGCAACGCTCAACACCGAGGTGGCCGACCTGCAGCGCAACCTCGCGGCCATGCAGACCGCGGGCAGCAGCGACCAGGCCGCGATCCAGAACGCGCAGGCCAGGCTGGCCGCGCTGTCGATCCTGATCGGCACGGTCGGCGCGACCGGGCCTGGCGTGACGATCACGAT
Coding sequences within:
- a CDS encoding ABC transporter ATP-binding protein/permease; this translates as MEKFHPSMDWGHELVPSLIWIAKAWGISAVLSLIALFLLARYTVWGRQYWRITGDYFKGRQSVGVWIWIAVLLLSTIISVRLDVLLSYYSNDLFTSLQVAFQGAGGGNEEVRQSGIHGFWAALILFGILATIYISRVMLDIYLMQRFIIRWRVWLTDRLTCDWLDDHAYYRTRFTDSDIDNPDQRIQYDIDIFTAGVGSSPNTPMIGSSSTLLFGAINSLVTVVSFTVILWNLSGPLTFLGVTLGHALFWVVLVYVLVATVIAFWIGHPLIRLSFRNELTNAVFRYALVRLRDSAEAVGFYRGENAERGLLRTKFAQIIANYKRYVNRTIALTGWNLSMSQIINPLPLVIQAPRLFAGQIDLGDVTQSSSAFGSIHDSLSFFRNAYDSFASYRAAIIRLHGLVETNAEARELPKLTTVTSTDGSVELRRVEVRTPSGSQLVDPIDLRLEPGETLVITGPSGAGKTTLLRSLAQLWPFTSGTLCRPEDDHTMFLSQMPYVPLGDLRTVVSYPATSGEISDDDLQHALSKVALSHLTIRLNESQDWAKVLSPGEQQRIAFARVLLTKPKAVFLDEATSALDEGLEFALYEMVRTELPNTILVSVSHRSTVEQHHVRHLELLGEGQWRLGHVEGNEPATV
- the secA2 gene encoding accessory Sec system translocase SecA2 encodes the protein MLGATTEKTKAHSTAEVNASAEFDDKAKGLDDEQLAKAATLLELGDLAASSDIPQFLAIAREAAERTTGLRPFDVQLAGALRMLAGDVIEMATGEGKTLSGAIAAAGYALAGRNVHVVTINDYLARRDAEWMAPLIESMGLTVGWITAESTAPERRAAYQCDVTYASVNEIGFDVLRDQLVTDVADLVSPNPDVALIDEADSVLVDEALVPLVLAGTTHRETPKVEIVRLVGDLRAGIDYDTDADSRNVHLTDTGAEKIETALGGIDLYSEEHVTTTLTEVNVALHAHVLLQRDVHYIVRDGAVQLINSSRGRIASLQRWPDGLQAAVEAKEGIETTETGEVLDTITVQALINRYPTVCGMTGTALAAGEQLRQFYKLGVSPIPPNTPNIREDADDRVYITAAAKIEAIMEHIVEVHATGQPILVGTHDVAESEELHERLVRRGVPAVVLNAKNDEEEAAVIAEAGKLGTVTVSTQMAGRGTDIRLGGSESDDQSAEKIKVAELGGLHVIGTGRHRTERLDNQLRGRAGRQGDPGSSVFFASWEDDVVVAHLDEGKLPTDADETGRITSPKAGALLDHAQRVAEGRLLDVHANTWRYNQLIAQQRAIIVERRNTLLSTPAARNELKELSPDRYEELAETSGDDQLETICRQIMLFHLDRGWADHLAYLADIRESIHLRALGRQNPLDEFHRMAVDAFAHLAADAIEAAQQTFETANILEEEQGLDLSKLARPTSTWTYMVHDNPLNDDTLSALSLPGVFR
- a CDS encoding CDP-alcohol phosphatidyltransferase family protein — translated: MDRRDRVLTIPNVLSVIRLLLVPVFLYLLLATDAYALAVAILMFSGFSDWADGKIARLVPNQSSQLGALLDPLVDRVYMVAVPVGMGFAGVVPWWLVATLVGRDLVLAATLPVVRSRGLAALPVTYIGKAATFALMSGFPLVLLGQCDATWSRVIGACGWGFLLWGVGMYLWSAVLYLLQVRLVVTTLPKAGVSDART
- a CDS encoding DUF881 domain-containing protein gives rise to the protein MPAPDSALGGYDPRAGRSERHERRPALIPLPGLLRSLLTEHLDPGYAAAAAARETSGQSRRTIADRAWQAVAAVLIAVVFAAAVAQARATAPGVNAAQQVLAASVRSAEGTTDRLTQRRDELATQSDSIQRRQLRDDTAGRDLLSKLDALSLAAATTAVIGPGLSVTVTDPGVGRDLSDVSKQRVAGSRQIILDRDLQLTVNSLWASGAEAISVGGVRMGPNVTIRQAGGAILVDNHPISSPYTILAVGPPGEMRDTFDRSSGLQRLRLLEVSYGVGVSVSTGDGLSLPASAVREIKFAKQIGR
- a CDS encoding small basic family protein, with protein sequence MIGIAALIVGIVLGLVLHPSVPEVIQPYLPIAVVAALDAVFGGLRAYLEKIFDPKVFVVSFVFNVLVAALIVYVGDQLGVGTQLSTAIIVVLGIRIFGNAAALRRRLFGA
- a CDS encoding DUF881 domain-containing protein → MTEEDTHAAEHGRHELPAPAPAPLRPPRSRTQIMFGALGVLLCLMLGVAIATQARQTETGDALDTARPADLLVLLGSLQQREATLNTEVADLQRNLAAMQTAGSSDQAAIQNAQARLAALSILIGTVGATGPGVTITIDDPGPGVAPETMLDVINELRAAGAEAMEIRSGQQAIRVGVDTWVVGSPGALVIDTQTLGPPYSVLAIGDPPTLAAAMNIPGGAVDSVERVGGRMTVAQSDRVDITTLRQPKARQYAQPVK